A genomic segment from Lutzomyia longipalpis isolate SR_M1_2022 chromosome 3, ASM2433408v1 encodes:
- the LOC129792512 gene encoding uncharacterized protein LOC129792512 has protein sequence MGFLGGKSYKSKCCEGGFELQNHLMLYSCAKLRKMGCQSFSVGYEVEEFTKFDDVVCGFELNESKYLFPIQAKFVQRNEKKISQSDFITNKGKINLKKHIEGIMDFQRHTQGRQVRYIIATTAPMNMYMKNIRFKSLKMKENQLIVNIADLLIDSGAKVLQIDSQFEKFEEILQKLEVDLNITRIALDGILNRLIFLTEVPKKDNFLEIIKNLLIDVNVVNRESFFQVIQNRTTNYVEYDKATHERRVISKHTFDILLRGSVLEVDLKRISESFLSEIALSIEFERHFLEEIWKSLQNSSKFVNCEENVNLTALKVWHSVKMANGDAILVPISKLNDFHIESLSFYEEKERNIVILVDNEMNYEDLVKKPNIYFVGKIQKLSFVAKLPSFSYDELTVNAKQEFEEKIIKIQNFPLQLKHIPKNGSKDYKELFEKFFVHFCDGKLMEIGGKIPENPHPHIERRFKDEIYEVSENKVFAKYSKCIIMGLPGMGKSFTLKNMTKKFKQKQPNFWIEFIQLNLLGSIFEKLTKNKNNLTEGDAKEIFFDEILSCKEKSLLLERELIEYYLTLEFPPIILIFDGFDEIMPTYEKVVFNFIQKLIGLKVQIVISGRPHCETILKDLKEFRKFEICSYSKRQLESFIQKYYEYKKESCKSSEELHESFDSFNETLKHMIEKSKVLEQFPLYLTLLSDIAFHMQENPEKVFDKSNQIDISWIYNEIFELSFVNYLREKEGNDPLKNSTKLKNDRMKKNLISHYFCIACMEMSIDMNLPQLPDLSEEEILAPGFLKKVSVNKFVFIHRTFAEYFLGLWLIECLESNVDEFLNSVKEYYKFFPVMRFLCLLLANKIKKNEIILNIPEKNCKRRKLFVKFFNQVAEFCWDYELTEHFDVIIIYTVNEFSQDGLKFLDKKNKFRLWSLHDTSLTTMKIEWIYKLRNKDFSYFKLFEEFSRNLEKNLIKQLVFKDFESFRKTNAIVEKYSDSFKEFLQKLTEEIIEQLRSSWLYKCDNFFWCIWKIFINSEDSKYFLKETLELLNKLKLNQDLKEKCDFLVTIISKSETDKSSTFKEFIKDIFDILSSDEIFKFFKVFNRNSFVYNEGFYNFNEICKNYAQKLILTDNNSIIFHFYIEKDKDKMLDFVRNFSDELFTNLTESPHFGGKSLEEYYKESEEKEDVCLDILFFWYIRLNKITDFFWKYQNGTNISRALEKNLRLCISLDLNMKNEFTEENVTNVIDTFCQNILNWEKESGTKVNFLHCLAKANKAFICTKAYFYFFEEEFEAHRCMLRHIFRYLKEIKSREENEDNLLVEKIYERDNDGNIPIQICVLENNLPFIDVILTFVDKKMWYDLFSRKNNKNQNFFHCFNTKTFTWSTFIWSTFTLNDIPIISYNSFYEKLFLERDIDGKTPFHSIKFFGSPFEGWLSNLSNETFTSLLQIKDNGGNNILHYMAKHNQDYSIQIQTLKTHIEINSVTHTPIKNALKCKNNSNKTPLDVCKNCTYCTPKIYPITVCCCVFETTYCDMEKEFQKILKEI, from the coding sequence atggGTTTCTTGGGCGGAAAATCGTATAAATCCAAATGCTGTGAGGGTGGATTCGAACTTCAGAATCATCTAATGCTCTATTCTTGTGCAAAACTTAGAAAAATGGGGTGCCAGTCATTTTCTGTTGGATATGAAGTTGAAGAGTTCACGAAATTCGACGACGTTGTCTGTGGCTTCGAATTGAACGAAAGTAAATATCTGTTCCCAATCCAGGCGAAATTCGTTCAAagaaacgagaaaaaaattagtcaATCAGATTTCATCACtaacaaaggaaaaattaacttGAAGAAGCACATAGAAGGCATCATGGACTTTCAACGGCACACACAAGGTAGACAGGTACGATATATTATTGCAACAACTGCCCCAATGAATATgtacatgaaaaatattagatttaaGTCacttaaaatgaaagaaaatcaactgATTGTGAATATTGCAGACCTTTTGATAGATTCAGGGGCAAAAGTGTTGCAAATTGATtctcaatttgaaaaatttgaagaaattctgCAAAAACTTGAAGTTGATTTAAATATCACAAGAATTGCCCTTGATGGTATACTTAATCGTTTAATATTTCTAACAGAAGTGCCaaagaaagataattttttggaaatcATTAAAAACCTTCTAATCGACGTGAACGTTGTGAATAGAGAATCATTTTTCCAAGTAATCCAAAATCGAACAACAAACTACGTTGAATATGATAAGGCGACACATGAACGAAGAGTTATCAGTAAACATACATTCGATATACTTTTAAGAGGTTCTGTGCTCGAGgtggatttaaaaagaatttccgaATCATTTCTCTCTGAGATAGCGTTATCAATTGAATTCGAAAGGCATTTCTTAGAGGAAATATggaaaagtttgcaaaattcttccaaattcgtaaattgtgaggaaaatgtgaatttgaCTGCACTGAAAGTTTGGCATTCAGTCAAAATGGCGAACGGAGACGCCATTTTGGTTCCCATATCCAAACTAAATGACTTCCATATTGAATCTTTGAGTTTTTAtgaggaaaaagaaagaaatatcgTAATTTTAGTTGACAATGAAATGAATTATGAAGATTTAGTGAAAAAGCCAAACATTTATTTCGTTGGGAAGATCCAAAAGCTTTCTTTTGTTGCTAAATTACCGTCATTTTCCTACGATGAGCTCACAGTAAATGCAAAACAAgaatttgaagagaaaattataaaaattcaaaattttccattacaGTTGAAAcatattccaaaaaatggATCCAAAGATtacaaagaattatttgaaaaattctttgttcaTTTCTGTGATGGGAAATTGATGGAAATAGGTGGAAAAATTCCAGAAAACCCTCATCCACACATTGAGAGACGTTTTAAAGATGAAATATATGAAGTGagtgaaaataaagttttcgcTAAATATTCCAAATGCATCATTATGGGTCTTCCGGGAATGGGGAAATCGTTCACTTTGAAGAACATGACgaagaaatttaaacaaaaacagCCTAACTTttggattgaatttattcaactAAATTTACTTGGAAGCATTTTTgaaaaactaacaaaaaataaaaacaatcttACGGAAGgtgatgcaaaagaaattttttttgatgaaattttatcttgcaaagaaaaatctttgctACTGGAACGGGAACTTATTGAATATTACTTGACCCTCGAATTTCCTCCTATAATTCTCATTTTTGATGGTTTCGATGAGATTATGCCAACGTATGAGAAAGttgttttcaatttcattcaaaaactCATTGGATTGAAAGTTCAAATTGTTATTTCTGGTCGCCCGCATTgtgaaacaattttaaaagacctcaaagaatttagaaaattcgaaatttgttCGTACTCTAAACGTCAGcttgaaagttttattcaaaaatattatgagTACAAAAAGGAATCATGCAAATCTTCCGAAGAATTACATGAATCATTTGATTCCTTTAATGAAACCTTGAAGCACATGATTGAAAAGTCAAAAGTACTCGAACAATTTCCACTTTATCTGACTTTACTCTCCGACATTGCTTTCCACATGCAGGAAAATCCTGAAAAAGTATTTGATAAAAGCAACCAAATTGATATTTCGTGGATTTACAacgaaatatttgaattgtcttttgtgaattatttgagagaaaaagaaggaaatgatccattgaaaaattcaaccaaGCTGAAAAATGATAGAATGAAGAAGAATCTTATATCGCACTATTTCTGCATAGCTTGTATGGAAATGTCTATAGATATGAATCTACCACAACTTCCAGATTTATCtgaggaagaaattcttgcaccaggttttcttaaaaaagttTCAGTTAATAAGTTTGTATTTATTCATCGTACATttgcagaatattttcttggtCTATGGTTAATAGAATGTTTAGAGAGTAatgttgatgaatttttaaattcagtgAAGGAATATTACAAATTCTTCCCAGTAATGAGGTTCCTATGTTTACTGCtggcaaataaaattaagaaaaatgaaataattcttaatattCCAGAGAAAAACTGCAAGAGAAGAAAActgtttgtaaaatttttcaatcaagtTGCTGAATTTTGCTGGGATTATGAATTAACAGAACATTTCGACGTAATAATTATATACACggtgaatgaattttcacaagatGGATTAAAGTtcttagataaaaaaaataagttccGCTTATGGTCACTTCATGACACAAGTCTCACTACTATGAAGATAGAATGGatttataaattgagaaataaagacttttcttatttcaaattatttgaggaattttcacgaaatttagaaaaaaatttaataaaacagtTAGTGTTTAAAGACTTTGAAAGTTTCAGAAAGACAAATgcaattgttgaaaaatattccgattcattcaaagaatttctaCAAAAGCTCACCGAAGAAATTATTGAACAGTTGCGTAGTTCATGGTTATATAAatgtgacaattttttttggtgtattTGGAAGATCTTTATTAACTCTGAGGACTCCAAGTACTTTCTAAAGGAAACTCTTGAATTACTAAATAAGTTGAAGTTGAAtcaagatttaaaagaaaaatgcgattttcttGTTACTATAATAAGTAAAAGTGAAACAGATAAATCTTcaacatttaaagaatttataaaagatatttttgacattttaagtagtgatgaaattttcaaattcttcaaaGTGTTCAACAGAAATTCATTTGTATACAATGAAGGGTTTtataatttcaatgaaatatgtaaaaactatgcacagaaattaattttaaccgataacaattcaattatttttcatttttacattgaaaaagaTAAAGATAAAATGTTAGACTTCGTTAGAAATTTTTCCGATgaacttttcacaaatttaaCTGAAAGCCCCCACTTTGGTGGAAAATCTCTTGAAGAATATTACAAAGAAtcggaagaaaaagaagatgtTTGCTTGGATATATTGTTCTTCTGGTACATTCGCTTAAATAAAATCaccgattttttttggaaataccAGAATGGTACAAATATCTCCAGAGcacttgaaaagaatttaagactTTGCATATCGTTGgatttaaatatgaaaaacgAATTTACTGAAGAAAATGTGACGAATGTTATTGATACTTTTTgtcaaaatattctcaattggGAAAAAGAGAGTGGtacaaaagttaattttctacattgtCTCGCAAAAGCAAACAAAGCTTTTATATGTACTAAAgcgtatttttattttttcgaggAAGAATTTGAGGCACATCGTTGTATGTTACGTCATATTTTTcgatatttaaaagaaataaaaagccGTGAAGAGAACGAAGATAATCTTCTTGTTGAGAAGATTTATGAACGTGATAATGATGGTAATATTCCTATTCAGATTTGtgtattggaaaataatttaccaTTCATTGATGTGATATTAACATTCgtagataaaaaaatgtgGTATGACTTATTCAGTAGAAAGAACAACAAAAaccaaaatttctttcattgttTTAATACTAAAACTTTCACATGGTCCACTTTCATATGGTCCACTTTCACACTCAATGATATTCCTATAATCTCTTACAActctttttatgaaaaattatttttagaaagagATATTGATGGGAAGACACCATTTCATTCTATTAAGTTTTTCGGATCTCCTTTTGAGGGATGGCTAAGTAATTTATCAAATGAAACTTTTACAAGTTTACTGCAAATTAAGGATAATGGTGgcaataatattttacattacatGGCAAAACACAATCAAgattattcaattcaaatacAAACATTGAAAACTcacattgaaataaattctgtaACACATACCCCAATAAAAAAtgctctaaaatgcaaaaataactCTAATAAAACTCCATTGGatgtttgcaaaaattgtaCTTATTGCACTCCAAAAATTTATCCAATTACTGTCTGTTGTTGCGTATTTGAGACAACTTATTGTGAcatggaaaaagaatttcaaaagatattgaaagaaatttaa
- the LOC129792510 gene encoding alcohol dehydrogenase 1-like, which produces MALVEKSALVTGGASGIGKAICEEFLKNEISNLAVLDLSTNEPDIVQDWKKNFPKSSIKYFRVDVASQEDLEKCYEDYTNAIPSLDIVVNCAGIFNEYSYRRVVEVNLCGVIGSTLLAVEHMRADKGKGKGGAIINIASVAGVFPMSHVPTYGATKHGVVIFTRSLAHGRDNMGIKFLTLCPGGTHTPLVAETFIPKCFFEMNEETFQRIKASYKYQDADKVSDALMKILEKGKSGSVWIIENGQLTEFFGTSIAV; this is translated from the exons ATGGCCTTAGTGGAGAAGAGTGCTTTAGTTACGGGAGGTGCTAGTGGTATAGGAAAGGCAATTTGTgaggaatttctcaagaatgaaatttccaatttaGCTGTTCTCGATCTTAGTACCAATGAACCAGACATTGTCCAAGattggaaaaagaatttcccaaagaGTTCAATTAAGTATTTTCGTGTTGATGTAGCTTCGCAGGAGGATTTGGAAAAGTGCTATGAGGATTATACGAATGCCATCCCAAGCCTTGATATTGTTGTAAATTGTGCTGGGATATTCAACGAATATTCCTACAGAAGAGTGGTTGAAGTGAATCTTTGTGGGGTGATTGGGTCAACCCTACTCGCCGTGGAACATATGAGGGCTGATAAGGGAAAAGGGAAAGGTGGTGCAATTATCAATATTGCCTCAGTTGCAGGAGTTTTTCCAATGAGCCATGTACCCACGTATGGTGCCACAAAGCATGGTGTTGTCATCTTTACACGATCTCTAGCCCATGGACGTGACAACATGGGCATAAAGTTCCTAACTCTCTGCCCAGGTGGCACACACACCCCACTTGTTGCTGAAACTTTCATCCCCAAATGTTTCTTTGAAATGAATGAGGAAACCTTTCAACGCATTAAAGCTTCCTACAAGTATCAAGA TGCTGACAAAGTTTCAGATGCCCTCATGAAAATTCTCGAAAAAGGCAAAAGTGGAAGTGTCTGGATTATTGAGAATGGACAACTAACAGAATTCTTTGGAACATCAATAGCagtttaa
- the LOC129792511 gene encoding uncharacterized protein LOC129792511 has translation MELTSVDDFRERAWSLLPKGPLDYYRSGAGDEYSLRLNQSAFDRIRIRPTYLKDVSERTTKTNVLGINMDMPVGIAPTAMQRMAHPEGEVANAKAAAASGVLFTLSTIATSSIEEVAEATPESNKWFQLYIYRDRELTKNLVRRAEKNGYKAIVLTVDAPLFGLRRRDVKNKFTLAPHLQLANFVGEKATGVHNSEGGSGLLEYVNKQFDDSITWEDVKWLVEFTKLPVIAKGILTAEDATTAVQCGCRGIIVSNHGARQIDGVPASIEALPEVVAAVGERVTVMMDGGIRQGTDVFKALALGAKLVFIGRPAIWGLTADGQRGVETILKIIKNELNICMAIAGCPTVSDISRKYVVHESYYSKL, from the exons ATGGAGCTCACAAGTGTGGATGAttttagagagagagcatGGAGTTTACTTCCGAAAGGTCCATTGGATTACTACAGAAGTGGTGCTGGAGATGAATATTCTTTGCGTCTCAATCAATCGGCATTTGATAG aatccGTATCAGACCGACATACCTCAAAGATGTCTCCGAAAGAACAACAAAAACCAATGTTCTGGGGATTAATATGGATATGCCGGTTGGTATAGCTCCAACAGCAATGCAAAGAATGGCCCATCCTGAAG gtGAAGTTGCAAATGCTAAGGCCGCTGCTGCATCTGGAGTACTTTTTACATTGAGTACCATTGCAACATCATCAATTGAGGAAGTTGCTGAGGCTACACCGGAAAGCAACAAATGGTTTCAACTCTATATCTACCGAGACAG AGAGCTGACCAAGAATTTGGTAAGAAGAGCTGAAAAGAATGGATACAAGGCAATAGTTCTAACCGTTGACGCTCCCTTATTTGGCCTGAGAAGACGCGACGTTAAGAACAAGTTCACCTTAGCTCCTCATCTGCAATTAGCCAATTTCGTAGGTGAGAAGGCCACAGGAGTTCATAATTCCGAAGGAGGATCAGGACTACTTGAGTATGTCAATAAGCAATTTGATGACTCCATCACCTGGGAAGATGTTAAATGGCTCGTTGAGTTTACAAAACTCCCCGTCATTGCTAAGGGTATCCTAACGGCTGAAGATGCAACAACAGCCGTTCAATGTGGCTGCAGAGGGATAATTGTATCAAATCACGGAGCTCGTCAAATAGACGGGGTACCAGCTTCAATTGAGGCTCTACCAGAAGTTGTAGCAGCTGTTGGGGAACGTGTCACCGTGATGATGGACGGTGGAATTCGACAAGGAACAGATGTTTTCAAAGCTCTCGCCTTGGGGGCTAAACTTGTCTTCATTGGACGTCCTGCAATTTGGGGATTGACAGCTGATGGGCAGAGGGGTGTTGAAACTATCCTGaagattattaaaaatgaattgaatatttgTATGGCCATAGCAGGGTGCCCTACTGTCTCCGATATCTCAAGGAAGTATGTAGTTCATGAAAGTTACTACAGCAAATTGTAG
- the LOC129792508 gene encoding alcohol dehydrogenase 1-like, which translates to MSFTNKSALVTGGAGVIGRTICEELLKNGVTNLAAIDISPDEPAVVVQWRKSFPKASIRYFQVDVRSQEELEKCYADFTKDIPSLDVVVNCAGILDENQFRKTIEVNLLGVIASTMLAMEYMRKDKDHGKGGIILNISSTSGLWSMSILPFYCAAAHGIVAFTRSLSHDREYLGIKFIVMCPASTQSPLYDKLKDGTGFFMTTQEKLDAITFDNPAQSPTELVREIMKIIQEAKSGSVWVVEQGKPTNVDLPAIEF; encoded by the exons ATGTCGTTTACCAATAAAAGCGCATTAGTTACGGGAGGAGCTGGAGTAATTGGCCGAACTATTTGTGAGGAGCTTCTTAAGAATGGCGTAACTAATCTCGCAGCAATCGATATAAGCCCTGATGAGCCTGCTGTTGTGGTTCAATGGAGGAAAAGCTTCCCAAAAGCTTCAATTCGTTACTTCCAAGTGGATGTGAGATCGCAGGAAGAATTGGAGAAATGTTATGCGGATTTTACGAAGGATATCCCAAGTCTCGACGTTGTTGTCAACTGTGCAGGAATCTTGGATGAAAATCAGTTTAGGAAGACGATAGAAGTAAATCTCTTAGGCGTCATTGCATCAACTATGCTCGCGATGGAGTACATGAGGAAGGACAAAGATCACGGGAAAGGTGGAATAATTCTCAATATTTCTTCTACCTCTGGGTTGTGGTCAATGAGCATTCTTCCATTTTACTGCGCTGCAGCGCACGGCATTGTCGCCTTCACGCGATCTCTCAGTCACGATCGGGAATATCTTGGAATTAAATTCATCGTCATGTGTCCAGCTAGCACACAATCACCGCTCTATGACAAATTGAAGGATGGAACAGGCTTCTTTATGACAACACAAGAGAAACTTGACGCTATCACTTTCGACAATCCTGCCCAAAG tcCCACGGAATTGGTCAgagaaataatgaaaattattcaagaagCCAAGAGTGGAAGTGTCTGGGTTGTAGAGCAAGGAAAACCAACAAACGTTGATTTACctgcaattgaattttaa
- the LOC129792506 gene encoding alcohol dehydrogenase 1-like, whose product MSFVNKSALVTGGTGAIGGAICEELLKNGVTNLAAIDISSDEPAVVAQWRESFPKASIRYFKVDVRSQDELEKCYADFTKDIQSLDVVVNCAGILDEDQFRKTIEVNLLGVIASTMLAMEYMRKDKGHGKGGIILNVSSVAGLEPMSTVPFYCAAKHGIVAFTRSLNHDREFLGIKFFVLCPAGTQSQIYDQFKDGRGFFMATKEKLDALKTGHPVQSASEVGKATMKIMLEGKSGSVWVTDLGKVTEINLPAVRF is encoded by the exons atgtcctttgtCAATAAAAGTGCATTAGTTACGGGAGGAACTGGAGCCATTGGTGGAGCTATTTGTGAGGAACTTCTCAAGAATGGTGTAACAAATCTCGCAGCAATCGATATCAGCTCTGATGAGCCTGCTGTTGTGGCTCAATGGAGGGAAAGCTTCCCAAAAGCTTCAATTCGTTACTTTAAAGTGGATGTGAGATCGCAGGATGAATTGGAGAAATGTTATGCGGATTTTACGAAGGATATCCAAAGTCTTGACGTTGTTGTCAACTGTGCAGGAATTTTGGATGAAGATCAGTTCAGGAAGACGATAGAAGTAAATCTCTTAGGCGTCATTGCATCCACTATGCTAGCGATGGAGTACATGAGGAAGGACAAAGGTCACGGGAAAGGTGGAATAATTCTCAATGTTTCCTCCGTGGCTGGTTTAGAGCCAATGAGTACGGTTCCTTTTTACTGCGCTGCAAAGCACGGCATTGTCGCCTTCACACGATCCCTCAATCATGATCgtgaatttcttggaattaaGTTCTTCGTTCTTTGTCCAGCGGGAACACAATCGCAAATCTATGATCAGTTCAAAGATGGAAGAGGCTTCTTCATGGcaactaaagaaaaacttgacGCCCTCAAAACTGGTCATCCTGTTCaaag tgcCTCTGAAGTCGGCAAGGCCACGATGAAAATTATGCTGGAGGGAAAGAGCGGAAGTGTCTGGGTTACAGATCTAGGAAAAGtaacagaaattaatttacctgCAGTCAGATTTTAG
- the LOC129792509 gene encoding alcohol dehydrogenase 1-like: protein MAFMNKSALVTGGAGTIGGTICEELLKNGVTNLAIVDIIAQEPAVVTKWRKTFSKASICYFQVDVTAQKQLKKCYADFTKSIPSLDLVLNCAGIMEEENFRKTIETNLLGVIASTMLAMEYMRKDKGHGKGGIILNIASIAGLWPMSILPFYCAAKHGVVAFTRSLSHDREYLGIKFIVLCPASTQSPLYDKLKDGSGFFMATQEKLNAVGVEHPAQSPTELVREIMKIIQEAKSGSVWVVDQGKPTNIDLPAIEF from the exons ATGGCGTTTATGAATAAAAGTGCATTAGTTACGGGAGGAGCTGGTACAATTGGTGGAACTATTTGTGAGGAGCTTCTTAAGAATGGTGTAACTAATCTCGCAATTGTGGATATAATCGCCCAGGAGCCTGCAGTTGTGACTAAATGGAGGAAAACCTTCTCAAAAGCTTCAATTTGTTACTTTCAAGTGGATGTGACCGCACAGAAGCAACTAAAGAAGTGCTATGCAGATTTCACGAAGAGCATTCCGAGCCTTGATCTTGTGCTCAATTGCGCGGGAATTATGGAAGAGGAGAACTTCAGGAAAACCATTGAAACAAATCTTTTAGGCGTCATTGCATCAACTATGCTCGCGATGGAGTACATGAGGAAGGACAAAGGTCACGGGAAAGGTGGAATAATTCTCAATATTGCTTCCATCGCTGGATTGTGGCCAATGAGCATTCTTCCATTTTACTGTGCTGCAAAGCATGGCGTTGTTGCCTTCACGCGATCCCTGAGTCACGATCGGGAATATCTTGGAATTAAATTCATCGTCCTGTGTCCAGCTAGCACACAATCACCGCTCTATGACAAATTGAAGGACGGATCAGGCTTCTTTATGGCGACTCAAGAGAAACTTAATGCTGTCGGTGTTGAGCATCCTGCCCAAAG tcCCACGGAATTGGTCAgagaaataatgaaaattattcaagaagCCAAGAGTGGAAGTGTCTGGGTTGTAGATCAAGGAAAGCCAACAAACATCGATTTACctgcaattgaattttaa
- the LOC129792507 gene encoding 15-hydroxyprostaglandin dehydrogenase [NAD(+)]-like, producing the protein MSFANKSALVTGGTGAIGGAICEELLKNGVSYLAALDISSNEPPIVAQWRKSFPKASIRYFQVDVSSRKQLKKCYTDFTKNIPSLDIVINCAGIVDENNFRRTIEINLYGVMGSTMLAMDYMRKDQGHGKGGIILNVSSVAGLTPMSMIPFYCASKHAIIAFTRALSHDREYLGIKFLLLCPGGTQSQLYDILKDGTGFFMTTQEKIDALRNKFPTQSPAEVAKETIKLMQEGKSGSVWVVNEGKTTEVNLPAIVL; encoded by the exons ATGTCGTTTGCCAATAAAAGTGCTTTAGTTACGGGAGGAACTGGAGCCATTGGTGGAGCTATTTGTGAGGAACTTCTCAAGAATGGTGTATCGTATTTAGCAGCTTTAGATATAAGCTCCAATGAGCCTCCTATTGTAGCTCAATGGAGGAAAAGCTTCCCAAAAGCTTCAATTCGTTACTTTCAAGTAGACGTTAGTTCTCGGAAGCAACTAAAGAAGTGTTATACAGATTTCACAAAGAACATCCCAAGTCTTGACATTGTCATCAACTGCGCGGGAATTGTTgatgagaataattttagaagaaCAATTGAAATTAATCTCTATGGAGTTATGGGGTCAACTATGCTTGCAATGGATTACATGAGAAAGGACCAAGGTCACGGTAAAGGTGGAATAATTCTCAATGTTTCCTCTGTAGCTGGGCTTACGCCCATGAGCATGATTCCATTTTATTGCGCTTCTAAACATGCCATCATCGCCTTCACGAGAGCTCTCAGCCATGATCGGGAGTATCTTGGAATTAAATTCCTGCTTCTCTGTCCTGGTGGAACACAATCGCAACTCTATGATATTCTCAAAGATGGAACAGGATTCTTTATGACAacgcaagaaaaaattgatgcCCTCAGAAATAAGTTTCCTACCCAAAg tCCAGCGGAAGTGGCTAAAGAAACAATCAAATTGATGCAAGAAGGCAAGAGTGGGAGTGTCTGGGTTgtaaatgaaggaaaaacaaCAGAAGTTAATTTGCCTGCAATTGTGTTGTAA